The genomic stretch TGTAAGTTCAATTTTAAATCATCGGCGGCAAAATCAACTTTACCAATTGGGCAATGAATAATACCGGCTTTATCGGTACGATATTGAACTTGACCGGCTTTTGCATTTTTGACGCCCGTCGCAACATCAGGAGTAACCGTACCCACTTTCGGGTTTGGCATTAATCCACGAGGACCTAGGATTTGCCCTAACTGACCAACAATGCGCATGGCATCTGGAGTGGCAATCACGACGTCAAAATTCATTTCGCCTTTTTTCACCGTTTCGGCTAAATCGTCAAAACCCACAATATCAGCACCGGCTTCACGAGCGAGATCAGCATTTGCTCCTTGAGTGAATACGGCTACACGCACGGTACGACCTGTGCCTTTTGGTAACACAGTTGCGCCGCGCACGACTTGGTCAGATTTGCGCGGATCGACGCCCAGGTTGACGCTGACATCAATCGTTTCTTTGAATTTCACCTTGGAAAATTCTTTTAATAAGTTAATGGCTTCCGTTAAAGGATATTGTTTGCCTGGTTGCAATTTTTCACGAATTGCACGAAAACGCTTAGATAATTTTGCCATGTTTACACTCCTTCCACGCCTTCGACTTCAATACCCATGCTGCGCGCGCTGCCTGCAATAGTGCGAACGGCAGCTTCTAAATCGGCTGCGGTAAGATCAGGCATTTTCATTTTCGCTACATCTTCTAAATGTTTGCGAGTTGCTTTACCCACTTTGTTTGAGTTTGGCGTACCGCTGCCTTTGGGTAATCCTAAGGCTTTCAGTAACAATACGGAAGCGGGCGGGGTTTTGGTGATAAAGGTAAAACTGCGATCGCTGTAAACAGTGATCACAACGGGAGTGGGCAACCCTTTTTCCATACCTTGAGTCGCTGCGTTAAACGCTTTGCAAAACTCCATGATGTTAACACCATGTTGACCTAAGGCAGGCCCAACCGGAGGACTGGGATTCGCTTCCCCGGCTTTAACTTGCAGTTTTATATATGACGTAATTTTCTTTGCCATGCTTTTCTCCTAACGAATAATGGGTGTTAACGCTGCGGCACACAGCTCCCCGCTAATGAAAACGATTATGCTTTTTCCACTTGTCCAAATTCGAGTTCCACCGGTGTTGAACGGCCAAAAATCAAAACCGCCACCCGCAAACGACTTTTTTCATAGTTAACTTCTTCAACAACGCCGTTAAAATCGGCAAAGGGTCCTGCGGTTACGCGCACCACTTCACCAGGTTCATAGAGTATTTTCGGCCGGTCTTGATCGGCGCCTTCTTGGACGCGTTGTAAAATTTTATTGGCTTCTTTTTCGCTGATGGGCGCCGGTTTATCGCTGGTGCCCCCAATAAAACCGAGGACTTTTGGCGTCTTACGCACTAAATGCCAGGTTTCTTCATCCATCACCATACTAACTAAGACATAGCCCGGGAAGAATTTACGCTCACTACGACGTTTTTGTCCTGAGCGCATTTCGACAACATTTTCGGTTGGGACTAAAATATCTCCAAATTTATGTTCAATTCCGGCCAGTTTAACTCGTTCTTCTAATGTCTTTTTTACATAGTTTTCAAAACCCGAATACGCTTGTACCACATACCAAAGTTTACGTGGCTCGTTGCTGCTATCCTGGTTAGCTTGCGCTGATTCTGTATTTTTCTCAGTCATAATTACCCTCTTTGGCCTGTTAACCAGCCAATTAATCCCATTAAGCCGGAATCAATGACCCATAATATTAGGCTGCATAGTCCTACTAAGGCCAAAATAACAACCGTAGAACGCGTTACATCATGACGATTCGGCCATACCACTTTACGCATTTCCACACGCGCCTCACTGGTAAATTTTACTGCGGCTTGCCCTTGTTGCGTTTGTGCAAGAATAAACAGTAATACGCCCAATAACACAATCCAAACAATAACGCGAATGGGTGCTGCCAGTTCGATAAAATGATAATTTGCGTAAAAACCTGCTAGCAATAATAAGGCACTTAAGAGCCATTTCCACCAATCGCCTGATTTTTTATCTACTGTGTTTATCGCCATGTATTTTTCCAATGTCCTTGCCTTAAGTGGCAGGCCAGGAGGGGATCGAACCCCCAACCTGCGGTTTTGGAGACCGCCGCTCTGCCAATTGAGCTACTGGCCTATTATTCACGCAAAAAGTGTCGCAGTTTTTATTCCTATTGAATCTCACTGCGACACTTTAAAACAATTTACTGTAAAAATTATTCGATAACTTTCGCTACCACACCCGCACCAACAGTACGGCCACCTTCACGAATAGCAAAGTTTAAGCCTTGCTCCATCGCAATCGGATTGATTAACTCAACTACCATCTTGATGTTATCTCCAGGCATCACCATCTCTACACCTTCCGGTAATTCAACCATCCCCGTCACGTCTGTCGTGCGGAAATAAAATTGAGGACGGTAACCTTTGAAAAATGGCGTGTGACGGCCACCTTCTTCTTTCGTTAAAATATACACTTCCGCTTCAAACTTCGTGTGTGGGGTAATAGAACCCGGCTTTGCTAACACTTGTCCGCGTTCAATTTCATCGCGCTTCGTGCCCCGCAATAACACGCCCACGTTGTCGCCTGCGCGACCTTCGTCGAGCAACTTACGGAACATCTCAACGCCCGTACACGTCGTCTTCGTGGTGAGCTTTTGAATACCCACAATCTCAACTTCGTCACCCACTTTAATAATCCCGCGTTCGATCCGGCCAGTCACCACCGTACCACGTCCTGAAATGGAAAATACGTCTTCAATCGGTAGTAAAAATGGTTGGTCAATCGCACGCTCTGGCTCAGGGATGTAATTGTCCATCGCTTCCACCAGCTTCTTAATCGCCGGTACGCCAATCTCGCTTTGATCGTCTTCTAATGCTTTTAATGCTGAACCCACAATAATCGGAGTGTCGTCGCCAGGGAAATCATAGCTGCTCAATAAATCGCGCACTTCCATTTCCACTAGTTCTAATAACTCTTTATCGTCTACCATGTCCGCTTTGTTCATGAATACCAATATATATGGCACTCCCACTTGGCGAGCTAATAAAATGTGTTCGCGTGTTTGGGGCATTGGACCATCCGCTGCACTCACCACTAAAATCGCTCCGTCCATTTGTGCCGCTCCTGTGATCATGTTCTTCACATAATCCGCGTGCCCTGGGCAATCAACGTGCGCGTAGTGACGTTTCGGTGATTCGTATTCCACGTGCGAGGTCGCAATCGTAATTCCGCGCGCTCTTTCTTCGGGCGCATTATCAATTTGATCGTAACTTCTGAATTCACCAAAGGTCTTGGTTAATGCTGCCGTTAATGTCGTCTTACCATGGTCAACGTGACCAATCGTGCCCACGTTAACGTGCGGTTTCGTTCTTTCAAATTTTCCCTTGGACATGGTTTTCGCCTCAATGTTATCGATAAGAATTACACACAACTTTAGTCCTGGAGCCCACAACCGGGCTTGAACCGGTGACCTCTTCCTTACCAAGGAAGTGCTCTACCGCTGAGCTATGTGGGCCTGCAAAAGACAATTTATTTGCTACTGTTTTTAGAACGTGTTGACGATACTACGTTGCTGATCACGCTGGTTGACTTTTTGTGTTCCGCTGCTCATTTAGTGCTGCGGTACTCAAAAAACTAACTTGCGAAAGTCTCAGCATAGCGAATTGTCAAAACGCCCTATCCTCTGAAAGCGGGTGATGGGAATCGAACCCACGCCATCAGCTTGGAAGGCTGAGGTTCTACCATTGAACTACACCCGCGTTCAGAAGACAGATAACTGAAGACAAAGGAATAGACTTATAGATTTACTCTTTTGTCTTCAGTTCTCTGAACTGGAGGGGGAAGGATTCGAACCTTCGAAGGCGTAAGCCGGCAGATTTACAGTCTGCTCCCTTTGGCCGCTCGGGCACCCCTCCGCGAAGAGCACGGTATTTTGCGGCACAAGTGCGCGTATGTCAACCTTGCGTGAAAAAAATTATCCAATAATTCAGGTTTCCTTAAGCTTTTTTTGTTACACTGGCCTCATTCAAACACACTGCTCAACATTCAAACTCTCACTTTTCCCTATGGACTGATTTAACTAACACTGGATTATTGTGGTGAGCTTGTATTTTAAGCTAACTGCAATGGTGTGTGTCGCGTGAGAGTGGTTCGAGAAAAACAATGAGTAAAACAACAAAATTTCAAAAATGGTTTGGCATCATCGATGATATGCTAGATGTAATAGCGATGTATTTTCATCAAGCGCATCAGGCACTCGGCAATTTATTGCGTAAAATTAGCCAATTAGTATCCGTGATTGGTTATCTGAGAATGATTTTCAGTGGATTTGCTTTTGTTGCCGATTTTCTTGCGTTGATACATGAACAGCGCAAAATTCGTAAATTGCGGGAAACACTTAAAACTCTTACTAATCCAACAGATGAGACTGAGAAAACGAAAATAATTGCTGAAATTAATTCCTTAATTGTGGCAAGAAAGAAATGTATTGAACGCTGTTTTTTATCCACCAGTCTTGTCGTTCTAGCCGCGATTGGTTTTGCAGTGATCATTTCATTGAATTTATCGGTCGTCATTGCGAGTGCGCTGATTTTTTTCGAGTCGATGATTAAGTTTTGGCAATTGCATCAACAACGGAAAACGTTGGCTGCGGAAATTCAGTTGATGATAAAACACGAAACGAATGACGATGCTACTGCAAATGAAATTGACAGAATAACATTAAATAATTTTTATGATAAATTAAAACTAAAACTTACTACTCCAGGAATCCCTCAACATGAAAAAACACTAATCGAAAATCAATTAAAAAAAATTGAAACTTATTATGAAATTAATAGCACAACTAAATCGGCAAGTTATTTGACTAATGCCGTATTCTCGGGAATCGTACTCGTATTAGGAATTTTAGTATTTGCGGGTATTGCAGCCACACCTGTGGGCTGGGCATTAGTGGGTGCTGCTTCGGCTATTTTAGTATGTCGTAGTATTTTTTATTTTTTAGTGAAATGCGCTGGTAAGGTGCAAATGTCCGAAGTTGCTGCTCAAACACCTCCACATACTGGTTCAGAATCAGTTGAACATGAAAAAAGTCACCCTAAAATGAGTGTAAAACAAAATATCCAACATAATGACTCAACTCCTGGGTCATCACTAACAGATAACACTTTGAACTCGGGAAATAATATATCTCCTGCTAAAACTCGATCCGGTAGCTCCTCGACGGTAACACCTCCTCCCAGCACAACTACTAACACCAATAATTATTCAGCCATTCAAAACCAATTAGCTCAAACTCAAAACTCCGAGGAGTTTTCATCACTCGCAGAAAATACAAGCGCAATAAACGCCTCTAATGATATTTCTCAACCTGAAATTGCTTCACCCTCGGCAATCCAAGGTTCAACGTCAACCTCTAGAGAATATTCAAAAGATAGCAATATCACTATGCAAACTAATGATAACAAAAAAAATAATGCTATTAATCATGAACACGCTATTCAACCGGCTCTCACCACGTTGACAACACCCGCCGATGAATCTAAAAGAACCCTCCAAACTCCGAGCACAACTTCTGCCACCAAATCGTTGAATAAAATTTTCATGCAGGCCGTTGTCATTGCTTCATTTTTTTGTTTAGGCGCTATGGCAACTCAAGTGAGTGCGCGCGGTAATTTAACTAAAGTATCGCCAGAAATTGCCTCGCGTCGCGATACCAAAGACAGTAGTGCTTCTCTTAGCACCGTCCATACCCCAACCGAAACATCATTAATCGATAACGAGGTTTATGATCCTGATCGTGAAGAAGAAGAAAATAACCAAAAAGCAACCATCAATCCACCCCTCACAAATTTTAGAGGAGATCAAGAAAATAACTCGATGAAATTATCGTTATTGATGAATATCCCTTTTACTCAAGATTTTCCTGCAAGTACTTCACCAGAGCCTATTTACGATGAGGATGCTCTGCGATTTTAAATAATTCTAAAAACGCTTCTGCGGCTGGCGATACGCGTTTATTTTTGAGCGTAACGTAATACCATACATGTGGCAATGGAAAATCCGCTACATTTAATACGGTTAATAATTGATTGGCGACTTCGTGTTTAATACTATGATGTGAAACCACCGAAATTCCTAAATCCGCCATTAACGCTTGTTTGATGGCTTCATTATTGCCTAATTCCATATCAATCACCGGCAAAAATTTCTGACGATTAAATAACGCTAACATGGCAATGCGGGTACCAGAACCCGCTTCGCGAATAATCCAATTTTCATTGTGTAATTCGTTAAGCGCAAGGGGAGAATTTTTTTTTGCTAGCGGATGATGAACACTCGCAGCCACCACGAGTTCATCGGCAAAAATGGGATAAGCATCCACTTCGATAAAATCAGGCAGCTGGCTTAACACCACAAAATCATCGAGGTTTTTTTCTAGCCGCTCTAAAATTAATTCGCGATGATACACTTTCATTTGAATGTGAGTGCCCGGGTATTTTTGCTTATATTCACCTAATAAATGCGGCATAAAATATTTAGCGGTGGTGGCAATGGCAACGGTTAAATTACCGGTGATCAATCCTTTGATCGATTGGATTTTTTGCACCCCCGCTGTTAATACTCCATCTAAGTCTTGTGCCATTTGCAAAACAACTTTACCAAATTCTGTCAAATGCAATTTGCGGTTCATCACTTGAACTAAGGTGCATTGATAGTATTGTTCGACTTGCCGCAAAATATTAGAAACGGCTGGCTGAGTCATATGGAGACTTTGTGCTGCCAACGAAACGCTTTGCAATTCCGCCACGCGCTTAAAGACTTGCAGTTGATGAAGGGTGATTCTCATATCATTTTTTTGTGAAGTTTAACCATAGAAATATAAATTATATTTTATAACTCAATTATGGCAAGATTTATTTTACCCGAGCAGCAACAAATTCGTATCAACAAGTATGCCGTTGCTGATGCTACCGTGCTAGCGACAAGGCAGCTAAAGGAGCCAATAATCATTGCATACTTGTTTTTTTTTCAACTTAAACAAACTCAACTCGGTTCAATCACCTGCAAATGCGCCCACTCTTGTACAAACAGACTGTTTATTGTGGGATGCTGCTGTAAAAGTGTATCCACAAGCTGTTTTGGCGCGTAAATAATCACTAATAAACGCAACGGTTGATGAATGATCTGATCTTGAAAGGCAATACTTTGCCACGGCAATCCTATTTTTAAATCGCTGAAATTTCCTTCGATAACGCCGATATTCGGTAACACATTGTGTAACATTTTATTACCAGCACCAAAAATCTGCGGATCGGTCGTGGAAAAATAATATTGAGCGTTAATCCAATGCGCCACAATTAAAGGGCCTAATAAAATACTTCTCAGCAACTCTCCTTGTGGATCGCTTGTCGGATTGTAAGAATGTAAAAATACGCGGCGTTCTAAATTAATTTCTTGCGTTAAAAACCGTGGACCAATGATCAAAGCTGCATTATTAATTAAGCCCATTTCTGGAATTAATTGTGCCCAGTCGCTAGCGCGTTGAGCAGGAGAGGATTTATCTGGCAGACTTTGACTTCGCTCTAAACGCAAATGCTCACATGCTAAATTTAAATCTTTTTTTAATTGCGCTATGGCTAGCTGCCAGGGCGCCGCATGATTATCTTCGTGCAAAAATACTTTATCTTGAGTGGTATTATGAAATCCCGCGATAAAACGGCTTGACTTTGGAATAGTAATTCCGTGGTAGATTAATTCTCGTCTGACCGCTTCATCGTTTAAGATGTGACATACCACTACCGCATTGATCCAACCCGCATTTCCTCCACAGGCACCACAATCGAAACTGGCGTGATACGGATTATTATCGGTTTCAGCACCGTGGCCACAAATTAATATCAGCGGCGCAAAATCATTGGTTAAGCCGATGGTTTTTAAAAATTGCGCGGCATTATTAACGCGAGTTGCTAACGGAAATTTAGCTTGGATTTGAGATGGACTGATGTTTGAATTGAAAAACGCGCTAGATTTATCTTGATTAATGCCTTGCTGAATTTTTTTAACCCATTGTCCTGAGTACGATTTTAACACCATACCAAATGCGAGCCAGGTTCCTGCAAGCTCTACAAAATTTAAGGCCGATAAAAACGCTTTTTTGGTGTGAGCCAAGGTCGATAAGAAACTGCGCGCACTAATCTCGCATTCATTTGCGCTGGATTCATCACTTAACACAATATCCGGTGAAAATAATGCGGGGCATTGCAAGGTGTGACATTTATTATGATCTTCATATTCAAACACAAAGCCAAAAAATCCGGCATAACCCCAGGTTTCATAATGTTTCATTTTTTCCAGATGACGTCTTAACCCTTCAGAACGGGTATCGATACAAAACACTGCTTGCACGCTAGGTTTATTATTATGGCTAGGTTTTTTATTGACATAAGATGATAATGCCTGCATGAGCTTTCGTTGATAAGCCAGCTCATAAGCTCGCTGCCACATAAACTGATAATCTTCACGATTTCTTTCGCGGGTTGATAAATCGTTGTCTGGCGTTTCTTCCACTGTAAAAAAATTCTGCGGTAATTGTTTTTGATAGCTTAAATAATAATATTTTTCATAACACAGCCAGATAAGTGCCACATCCACCAACGAGGCTTTTTGAGTGATATAAAGATTATGCGGATGATGCTCTTGCCATTTAATTAAGCTAGACCAGCCAAGCATTTGATAAAAAATTTTTTCCAAATAATGGCTTTGCTGCGCTTTAGCAATAGCAAAATCCTCGAGCAACTTTTCCAAGGATGCGAATTTATCTTCTTGAAAAAATGGGCTAGAGGAAAAAAATTTTTTAAGTTGTCCACCCTCTTGATGTTGCCAAGCTAACAATAGATCGTTATCTTCTTTCTCAGTTTTGATGCCTGCTGCGAGACAAAAATAATTCATCAAGAATTGGAGCATCTGCTGTTTAATTTTTAAGGTAATATCTTTTTGTACTAATTTGGAAATTTTTTCTGAAATTAGGGTCGCAGGAGGAGAGATGGCAGTGTCATGCGTTTTTTTTTGCATTGAGGCCGCTGTTAGGAAATCATCTTCTGTGATTTCCGCTTTCGCTAATAACTCTAAATAAAAAGATACGGGCATCACCCCTGACACTCCGACATTGCGATTTAATTCTCGCACGACTGCTTGAAAAGGACGCTCATGACAATCCCATAAGGGATTGGTAGCAATAAAACTGGGTAACGGCCAGTATTCTGGGATCGTGGTTATTGCGTCTTTCAACAATGAGTCAATCATCAAAAAATCTCCATGTCACAATATTTTTAACAAAATTTCAGGATACACGCCATTGATAAGATTAAAGAATAA from Legionellales bacterium encodes the following:
- a CDS encoding LysR family transcriptional regulator, producing MRITLHQLQVFKRVAELQSVSLAAQSLHMTQPAVSNILRQVEQYYQCTLVQVMNRKLHLTEFGKVVLQMAQDLDGVLTAGVQKIQSIKGLITGNLTVAIATTAKYFMPHLLGEYKQKYPGTHIQMKVYHRELILERLEKNLDDFVVLSQLPDFIEVDAYPIFADELVVAASVHHPLAKKNSPLALNELHNENWIIREAGSGTRIAMLALFNRQKFLPVIDMELGNNEAIKQALMADLGISVVSHHSIKHEVANQLLTVLNVADFPLPHVWYYVTLKNKRVSPAAEAFLELFKIAEHPHRK
- the rplA gene encoding 50S ribosomal protein L1, coding for MAKLSKRFRAIREKLQPGKQYPLTEAINLLKEFSKVKFKETIDVSVNLGVDPRKSDQVVRGATVLPKGTGRTVRVAVFTQGANADLAREAGADIVGFDDLAETVKKGEMNFDVVIATPDAMRIVGQLGQILGPRGLMPNPKVGTVTPDVATGVKNAKAGQVQYRTDKAGIIHCPIGKVDFAADDLKLNLQTLISDLKKARPQTTKGIYIKKISLSSTMGPGIAVDLSTLEG
- the rplK gene encoding 50S ribosomal protein L11, which encodes MAKKITSYIKLQVKAGEANPSPPVGPALGQHGVNIMEFCKAFNAATQGMEKGLPTPVVITVYSDRSFTFITKTPPASVLLLKALGLPKGSGTPNSNKVGKATRKHLEDVAKMKMPDLTAADLEAAVRTIAGSARSMGIEVEGVEGV
- the nusG gene encoding transcription termination/antitermination protein NusG — protein: MTEKNTESAQANQDSSNEPRKLWYVVQAYSGFENYVKKTLEERVKLAGIEHKFGDILVPTENVVEMRSGQKRRSERKFFPGYVLVSMVMDEETWHLVRKTPKVLGFIGGTSDKPAPISEKEANKILQRVQEGADQDRPKILYEPGEVVRVTAGPFADFNGVVEEVNYEKSRLRVAVLIFGRSTPVELEFGQVEKA
- the tuf gene encoding elongation factor Tu translates to MSKGKFERTKPHVNVGTIGHVDHGKTTLTAALTKTFGEFRSYDQIDNAPEERARGITIATSHVEYESPKRHYAHVDCPGHADYVKNMITGAAQMDGAILVVSAADGPMPQTREHILLARQVGVPYILVFMNKADMVDDKELLELVEMEVRDLLSSYDFPGDDTPIIVGSALKALEDDQSEIGVPAIKKLVEAMDNYIPEPERAIDQPFLLPIEDVFSISGRGTVVTGRIERGIIKVGDEVEIVGIQKLTTKTTCTGVEMFRKLLDEGRAGDNVGVLLRGTKRDEIERGQVLAKPGSITPHTKFEAEVYILTKEEGGRHTPFFKGYRPQFYFRTTDVTGMVELPEGVEMVMPGDNIKMVVELINPIAMEQGLNFAIREGGRTVGAGVVAKVIE
- a CDS encoding DUF2309 family protein, whose amino-acid sequence is MIDSLLKDAITTIPEYWPLPSFIATNPLWDCHERPFQAVVRELNRNVGVSGVMPVSFYLELLAKAEITEDDFLTAASMQKKTHDTAISPPATLISEKISKLVQKDITLKIKQQMLQFLMNYFCLAAGIKTEKEDNDLLLAWQHQEGGQLKKFFSSSPFFQEDKFASLEKLLEDFAIAKAQQSHYLEKIFYQMLGWSSLIKWQEHHPHNLYITQKASLVDVALIWLCYEKYYYLSYQKQLPQNFFTVEETPDNDLSTRERNREDYQFMWQRAYELAYQRKLMQALSSYVNKKPSHNNKPSVQAVFCIDTRSEGLRRHLEKMKHYETWGYAGFFGFVFEYEDHNKCHTLQCPALFSPDIVLSDESSANECEISARSFLSTLAHTKKAFLSALNFVELAGTWLAFGMVLKSYSGQWVKKIQQGINQDKSSAFFNSNISPSQIQAKFPLATRVNNAAQFLKTIGLTNDFAPLILICGHGAETDNNPYHASFDCGACGGNAGWINAVVVCHILNDEAVRRELIYHGITIPKSSRFIAGFHNTTQDKVFLHEDNHAAPWQLAIAQLKKDLNLACEHLRLERSQSLPDKSSPAQRASDWAQLIPEMGLINNAALIIGPRFLTQEINLERRVFLHSYNPTSDPQGELLRSILLGPLIVAHWINAQYYFSTTDPQIFGAGNKMLHNVLPNIGVIEGNFSDLKIGLPWQSIAFQDQIIHQPLRLLVIIYAPKQLVDTLLQQHPTINSLFVQEWAHLQVIEPS
- the secE gene encoding preprotein translocase subunit SecE, translating into MAINTVDKKSGDWWKWLLSALLLLAGFYANYHFIELAAPIRVIVWIVLLGVLLFILAQTQQGQAAVKFTSEARVEMRKVVWPNRHDVTRSTVVILALVGLCSLILWVIDSGLMGLIGWLTGQRG